The following DNA comes from Thermodesulfovibrionales bacterium.
CACCAATTTTGGTAGATTTGAGATAGTTCTCTGCCTTCTGGGCTATATAGCGAGGATCCCTCGTGTAGTACTCTTTCGTTATAGGGTCAACGATGTTGCAGATCAGGCTTATCGTAGGGTACTCCATGAAGGGGTCCATAAAAGCGGTCTCGGGATCGGGGATGATCAGCATGTCAGAGGTGTGGATCGCCTGCCATCCCCTTATTGAAGAGCCGTCAAATCCCAGACCCTCTTCAAAAATCTCCTCCCTCAGTTCTGCTACCGGTACAGCAAAATGCTGCCAGATACCGGGAAAGTCAAGGAACTTGAAATTCGCCATGACCGCCTTGTTTTCTTGGGCCATCTTGATTACATCTTTTGGTGTCATACTTCTCCTCCTCATCGTTTCATTGATTACTGTCTGTCGCCGATTTCAGCGTTTCCGCAGGAAACCGAAGATCACCCATTGACCATTGTTATTGTTATAGCGCCGTTTCTCCGCGTTCACCTGTCCTGATCCTTATCACATCCTCAATGGAATAGACAAAGATCTTGCCGTCTCCTATCTTACCGGTCTTTGCAGCCTTCTCTATGGTCGTCACAACCTTCTGTGCCAGGCCGTCAGAGGTCACGATCTCGATCTTGATCTTGGGGATAAAATCGATCACATACTCGGCTCCCCGGTAAAGCTCGGTATGCCCTTTCTGTCTCCCGAATCCCTTCACTTCAGTAACGGTCATTCCCTGAACACCGATCTCGTTCAGGGCATCCTTCACCTCGTCGAGCTTGAAGGGCTTGATAACAGCTTCTATCTTCTTCATATCTCACCTCCTATCACCTTTGGTTCCCGGTTAACGGAAAAAGCCCCGGTCACAGATACTATTTGCTTTTCACCGCTGCCTGCCGCCTATTCCCTCACGCCTGCTCCAAAAAAGGCCTTGTAAAAACTTCGTGTCCTCTCGAGATAGCCGTCAAAGAGCCTCTCCGTCTCTTCTCTTATCCCTCTCATATCCACAGGTTCGTCTTTCAACCATTCGTAGATCATCTCCTTCCTCACTTCTATGTGAAACTGAAAGGCGTAGGCCATGGTCCCGTATCTGAATGCCTGATGGGGATAGAGTTCAGACCGGGCAAGCCTCACAGCCCCTGCGGGGATGTCGAATGTCTCTCCGTGCCATTGAAAGACTCTGAATGTTTTCAGGGACTCACCTGTCACCGATTGCGGCGAGAGTTTCTTCATTACGGGATCGTCCTTCCCCTCTTCGGTGAGTTCGAGATCATACCATCCTATCTCCTTCCGGGGACCTACATAGACCCTCGCACCGAGGGCCTTTGCCATGATCTGTGCACCGAGGCATACGCCAAAAACCCTCCTTCGCGATGAGACGAAGTCCCTGACAGTCAGAATCTCCTCGGTGATGTACGGGTAGCGATCCTCCTCATTCACGCTCATGGGCCCTCCCATCATCACCAGGGTGTTAAAATTAGCGGCATCAGGGACAGGGTCCTCCTGAAGGTCGACCACGGAGTAACGGTACCCGTGTTCACGAAGAAAATCTTCGATTGTGCCGGGACCTTCCGCGGGTGTATTTTTCAGTATCAGGACAGACATCTTTCATTCAACGATATCAACAACTATGCCACATGCCGGCGGTCGTACAATAAAGATATTTTTG
Coding sequences within:
- a CDS encoding type 1 glutamine amidotransferase, yielding MSVLILKNTPAEGPGTIEDFLREHGYRYSVVDLQEDPVPDAANFNTLVMMGGPMSVNEEDRYPYITEEILTVRDFVSSRRRVFGVCLGAQIMAKALGARVYVGPRKEIGWYDLELTEEGKDDPVMKKLSPQSVTGESLKTFRVFQWHGETFDIPAGAVRLARSELYPHQAFRYGTMAYAFQFHIEVRKEMIYEWLKDEPVDMRGIREETERLFDGYLERTRSFYKAFFGAGVRE
- a CDS encoding P-II family nitrogen regulator, which codes for MKKIEAVIKPFKLDEVKDALNEIGVQGMTVTEVKGFGRQKGHTELYRGAEYVIDFIPKIKIEIVTSDGLAQKVVTTIEKAAKTGKIGDGKIFVYSIEDVIRIRTGERGETAL